In Sorghum bicolor cultivar BTx623 chromosome 8, Sorghum_bicolor_NCBIv3, whole genome shotgun sequence, one genomic interval encodes:
- the LOC8079876 gene encoding V-type proton ATPase 16 kDa proteolipid subunit, with protein MSSAFSGDETAPFFGFLGAAAALVFSCMGAAYGTAKSGVGVASMGVMRPELVMKSIVPVVMAGVLGIYGLIIAVIISTGINPKAKPYYLFDGYAHLSSGLACGLAGLAAGMAIGIVGDAGVRANAQQPKLFVGMILILIFAEALALYGLIVGIILSSRAGQSRAD; from the exons ATGTCGTCGGCGTTCAGCGGCGATGAGACCGCCCCCTTCTTCGGCTtcctcggcgccgccgccgcgctcgtCTTCTCAT GCATGGGGGCGGCGTATGGGACGGCCAAGAGTGGCGTCGGCGTGGCATCCATGGGTGTCATGCGCCCCGAGCTCGTCATGAAGTCCATCGTGCCCGTGGTCATGGCTGGTGTACTCGGTATCTATGGCCTCATCATCGCTGTCATTATCAGCACTGGAATCAACCCCAAGGCCAAGCCGTACTACCTCTTTGACGGCTACGCCCACCTGTCGTCTGGCCTTGCCTGTGGTCTTGCTGGGCTTGCTGCAGGCATGGCCATTGGCATCGTTGGTGATGCTGGTGTCAG GGCAAATGCTCAGCAGCCAAAGTTGTTTGTGGGCATGATCCTCATCCTTATTTTCGCCGAAGCGCTTGCCCTCTACGGTCTGATTGTCGGCATCATCCTTTCATCCCGTGCTGGCCAATCCCGTGCAGATTAG
- the LOC8076273 gene encoding fatty acid amide hydrolase, which yields MRIATRNASRETGDQSKAIYNLVSYPSLTLSLPSSSSSANSPSSSCLVYPFRPVLCPFSGLTLHPHQEKRNRSSSSSFLPSFFPRHYRRIKAPTLGQPDHTTNSRPQSRSPYLSICLSDCLPLSSSSPGMGLFSSPPKVYKPAADVDLGAGSDEFYISPNVKAPRVAGLLVKIFVWILEMPIVGPIVLYILKKDNLINKLVSDADIPEPPLFTATHSWEDIPEQNVRLTKPDLSAAERVQEAVGCLPARLEATLAADAPSVGLRRWTVRDFHDAYRSGETTPVQVATRFLAAVRESSSSAGPAGMNMAFFISCDHDDVMRQAEESTLRYQRGAPLSALDGVLVGVKDEIDCVPYPTTGGTRWLGAARRCEADAACVAQLRACGAVLAGKANMHELGAGTSGINPHHGSTRNPYNASKVAGGSSSGSAAVVCAGLCPVALGVDGGGSVRMPAALCGVVGFKPTAGRLSNAGVLPLNWTVGMPGILAGTVEDALIAYSAIVDQSQPSYLRPELNLPQLSSTPSIGNIKLAKYGKWFNDSAEDIRSCCDKALQALHAHYGWQTVDVTIPEIEEMRLAHYVTIGSECTTSLAKYLDNLKRSEIGWDARVALSVYGSFSSRAYLNSQRLRNRQMYFHKQIFKTADVIVSPMTGVTAYTLQDDALNTGELDYINGAALVRYSIAGNFLGLPAITVKVGYDRGGLPIGLQFIGRPWSEATLLHVAFATQQACADGYKKPAVFYDLLTKQHQ from the exons ATGAGAATCGCAACAAGAAATGCCAGTAGAGAGACTGGAGATCAGTCCAAAGCCATATACAATCTTGTCTCCTACCCCAGTCTCACTCTATCTctaccctcctcctcctcctctgccaATTCCCCATCGTCGTCTTGTCTTGTGTATCCTTTTCGTCCTGTCCTCTGCCCCTTCTCCGGGTTAACTCTTCATCCTCACCAAGAAAAAAGAAATCGATCGTCATCGTCCTCGTTCCTGCCGTCGTTCTTTCCTCGCCATTACCGGCGTATAAAAGCACCAACTCTCGGCCAGCCTGATCACACAACGAACAGTCGGCCACAAAGCAGGAGTCCCTATTTGTCTATCTGTCTGTCTGACTGCCTGCCGCTCTCGTCATCGTCGCCGGGCATGGGCCTGTTCAGCTCGCCGCCGAAGGTGTACAAGCCGGCCGCCGACGTGGACCTCGGCGCCGGCAGCGACGAGTTCTACATCAGCCCCAATGTCAAAG CTCCTCGGGTCGCCGGGCTCCTGGTGAAGATCTTCGTGTGGATCCTGGAGATGCCCATCGTCGGCCCGATCGTCCTCTACATCCTCAAGAAGGACAACCTCATCAACAAG CTGGTCTCTGACGCCGACATCCCGGAGCCGCCGCTGTTCACGGCAACGCACAGCTGGGAAG ACATCCCGGAGCAGAACGTGCGGCTGACGAAGCCGGACCTGTCGGCGGCGGAGCGGGTGCAGGAGGCCGTCGGCTGCCTCCCGGCGCGGCTGGAAGCCACGCTGGCCGCCGACGCGCCGTCGGTGGGGCTCAGGCGCTGGACCGTCCGGGACTTCCACGACGCGTACAGGTCCGGCGAGACGACGCCCGTGCAGGTGGCCACGAGGTTCCTCGCGGCGGTGAGGGAGAGCTCGAGCTCGGCGGGACCTGCTGGGATGAACATGGCTTTCTTCATCAGCTGCGACCACGACGACGTCATGCGGCAGGCCGAGGAATCCACCCTCCGGTACCAGAGAG GGGCGCCGCTGTCGGCGCTGGACGGCGTGCTGGTGGGCGTGAAGGACGAGATCGACTGCGTGCCGTACCCGACCACCGGCGGCACGCGGTGGctgggcgcggcgcggcgctgcGAGGCGGACGCGGCGTGCGTGGCGCAGCTGCGGGCCTGCGGCGCCGTCCTCGCCGGCAAGGCCAACATGCACGAGCTCGGCGCCGGCACCAGCGGCATCAACCCGCACCACGG GTCGACGAGGAACCCGTACAACGCCAGCAAGGTCGCCGGCGGCTCCTCCAGCGGCTCCGCCGCCGTCGTCTGCGCCGGCCTCTGCCCCGTCGCGCTCGGCGTCGACGGAGGCG GCTCCGTCCGGATGCCGGCGGCGCTGTGCGGCGTGGTCGGGTTCAAGCCCACCGCCGGGCGCCTCTCCAACGCCGGCGTCCTCCCGCTCAACTGGACCGTCGGGATGCCGGGCATCCTGGCCGGGACCGTCGAGGACGCCCTCATCGC CTACTCGGCGATCGTCGATCAGTCCCAGCCATCCTACTTGCGG CCGGAACTGAATCTTCCTCAGCTCAGCTCCAcgccctccatcggcaacatcaaGCTCGCCAAATACGGAAAG tggTTCAATGACAGCGCTGAGGACATCAGGAGCTGCTGCGACAAGGCTCTGCAGGCGCTGCACGCGCACTACGGCTGGCAG ACGGTGGACGTGACGATCCCGGAGATCGAGGAGATGCGGCTGGCGCACTATGTCACCATCGGCTCCGAGTGCACCACGTCGCTCGCCAAATACCTCGACAACCT GAAGAGGTCTGAGATCGGGTGGGACGCGAGGGTGGCGCTCAGCGTCTACGGCTCCTTCAGCAGCAGGGCGTACCTCAACTCGCAGCGACTCCG GAACCGTCAGATGTACTTCCACAAGCAGATCTTCAAGACCGCTGACGTCATCGTCTCGCCCATGACCGG TGTGACTGCCTACACGCTGCAAGACGACGCACTCAACACCGGCGAGCTCGACTACATAAACGGAG CGGCGCTGGTCCGGTACTCCATAGCCGGCAACTTCCTGGGCCTGCCGGCGATCACCGTGAAGGTCGGGTACGACAGGGGCGGCCTCCCCATCGGGCTGCAGTTCATCGGCAGGCCGTGGTCCGAGGCCACCCTGCTCCACGTCGCCTTCGCCACGCAGCAGGCCTGCGCCGACGGCTACAAGAAGCCCGCGGTCTTCTACGACCTCCTCACCAAACAACACCAGTGA